A stretch of the Serratia marcescens genome encodes the following:
- a CDS encoding heme ABC transporter ATP-binding protein, which produces MDNAACLTARELRYSLGTRRLINDVSLSLAGGEMVAIIGPNGAGKSTLLRLLTGYLTPDCGECRLLDRPLEHWAPQQLAKVRAVMRQYSDLAFPFSVEEVVSMGRSPHGKRDEHQAIQQVMAQTDCLALAQRDYRQLSGGEQQRVQLARVLAQLWQPQPSPAWLFLDEPTSALDLYHQQHTLRLLRSLTRQQPLGVCCVLHDLNLAALYADRILLLHQGRLVASGTPQDVLQTEILTRWYQADLGVVHHPEVSLPQVYLRQ; this is translated from the coding sequence GTGGATAACGCCGCCTGCCTGACAGCCCGGGAGCTGCGTTACAGCCTCGGTACGCGCCGGTTGATCAACGACGTTTCGCTCAGCCTTGCCGGCGGTGAAATGGTGGCGATTATCGGCCCTAACGGCGCCGGAAAATCGACGCTGCTGCGATTGCTGACCGGCTATTTAACGCCGGACTGCGGCGAATGTCGGCTGCTGGACCGCCCGCTGGAACACTGGGCGCCGCAGCAGTTGGCCAAAGTCCGGGCCGTGATGCGTCAATACAGCGATCTGGCGTTTCCTTTCAGCGTGGAAGAAGTGGTCAGCATGGGGCGATCGCCGCACGGCAAACGCGACGAGCATCAGGCAATCCAACAGGTGATGGCGCAAACCGACTGCCTGGCGCTGGCGCAGCGCGACTACCGCCAACTGTCCGGCGGCGAACAGCAGCGGGTGCAGCTGGCGCGGGTGTTGGCGCAGCTGTGGCAACCGCAACCGTCTCCCGCCTGGCTGTTCCTCGATGAACCGACCTCGGCGCTGGATCTGTATCACCAGCAGCATACGCTGCGCCTGCTGCGCTCGCTGACGCGCCAACAGCCGCTGGGCGTCTGCTGCGTGTTGCACGACCTCAATCTGGCCGCGCTGTACGCCGATAGGATCCTGCTGCTGCATCAGGGGCGCCTGGTGGCGAGCGGCACGCCGCAGGACGTGTTGCAAACGGAGATCCTCACCCGCTGGTATCAGGCCGATCTCGGCGTGGTGCATCATCCCGAAGTGTCGCTGCCGCAGGTCTACCTGCGGCAATAA
- a CDS encoding protein adenylyltransferase SelO yields the protein MPQFDNAYYQQLPGFYTALNPTPLKDARLLYHSEPLARELGLDESWFTEDKTPIWAGETLLPGMQPLAQVYSGHQFGVWAGQLGDGRGILLGEQVMADGSHRDWHLKGAGLTPYSRMGDGRAVLRSVIREFLASEALHHLGIPTTRALTIVTSQQPVYREQPERGAMLMRVAESHVRFGHFEHFYYRKQPEQVRQLADFVIARHWPQLQDQTERYLLWFTDVVERTARLIAHWQTVGFAHGVMNTDNMSILGVTIDYGPYGFLDDYQPGYICNHSDHQGRYAFDNQPAVALWNLHRLAQTLSGLMTTEQLQQALAAYEPALMRAYGEQMRAKLGFFTPTAQDNDVLTGLLSLMAQEGRDYTRTFRLLSETEQQQAQSPLRDEFIDRAAFDAWYQQYRQRLQQEQVSDAERQRAMKAVNPRLILRNYLAQQAIEDAEKDDVGRLQRLHQALLRPFDEAPEYDDLAALPPDWGKHLEISCSS from the coding sequence ATGCCGCAATTCGATAACGCTTACTACCAACAATTACCCGGTTTCTACACCGCCTTGAACCCGACGCCGCTCAAGGATGCGCGCCTGCTGTACCACAGCGAGCCGCTGGCGCGCGAACTGGGGCTGGACGAAAGCTGGTTTACCGAGGATAAGACCCCGATTTGGGCGGGAGAAACGCTGCTGCCGGGCATGCAGCCGCTGGCACAAGTGTACAGTGGCCATCAGTTTGGCGTGTGGGCAGGGCAACTGGGCGATGGCCGCGGCATTTTACTGGGCGAACAGGTCATGGCGGATGGCAGCCACCGCGATTGGCACCTGAAGGGCGCCGGGCTGACGCCATATTCACGCATGGGGGATGGCCGCGCGGTGCTGCGTTCGGTGATCCGCGAGTTTCTGGCCTCCGAGGCGCTGCACCATCTGGGGATCCCCACCACCCGAGCGTTGACCATCGTCACTAGCCAACAACCGGTATATCGCGAGCAGCCGGAGCGCGGCGCCATGCTGATGCGGGTGGCGGAAAGCCATGTGCGCTTCGGCCACTTCGAACACTTTTATTACCGTAAACAGCCGGAGCAGGTGCGGCAGCTGGCGGATTTCGTCATCGCCCGTCACTGGCCGCAACTGCAGGATCAGACCGAGCGCTACCTGTTGTGGTTTACCGACGTGGTCGAACGCACGGCGCGCCTGATCGCCCATTGGCAAACCGTCGGTTTCGCCCACGGCGTGATGAACACCGACAACATGTCGATTCTCGGTGTGACCATCGATTACGGCCCTTATGGCTTCCTTGACGACTACCAGCCCGGCTATATCTGCAACCACTCCGACCATCAGGGGCGTTACGCCTTTGACAATCAGCCGGCGGTGGCGCTGTGGAACCTGCATCGCCTGGCACAAACCCTGTCTGGGCTGATGACCACCGAACAGCTGCAGCAGGCGCTGGCGGCGTATGAGCCGGCGCTGATGCGCGCCTACGGCGAACAGATGCGCGCCAAACTCGGCTTCTTCACGCCGACGGCGCAGGATAATGACGTGCTCACCGGTCTGTTGAGCCTGATGGCGCAGGAAGGGCGGGACTATACCCGCACGTTCCGCCTGTTGAGCGAAACCGAACAGCAACAGGCGCAGTCGCCGCTGCGCGACGAGTTTATCGACCGCGCGGCGTTCGACGCCTGGTATCAGCAGTATCGTCAGCGTTTGCAGCAGGAGCAGGTGAGCGATGCGGAGCGGCAACGGGCGATGAAGGCGGTGAACCCGCGGCTGATCCTGCGCAACTATCTGGCGCAGCAGGCGATTGAGGACGCGGAGAAAGACGACGTGGGCCGTTTGCAGCGGTTGCATCAGGCCCTGCTGCGGCCGTTCGACGAAGCGCCGGAGTATGACGATCTCGCCGCGCTGCCGCCGGACTGGGGCAAACATCTGGAGATTTCCTGCTCCAGCTGA
- a CDS encoding FecCD family ABC transporter permease, whose amino-acid sequence MRCRTSPQLAIIGLLVLLTLLALVAANLGALTLSFRTLWREPFSDAAWHIWLNIRLPRVLLAVVIGCALAVSGAVMQGLFRNPLADPSLLGISSGGALFVALFIVMPLALPVTIALYGHMLAAFLGSLLVSLLIYGISRSGHGNLSRLLLAGIAINALCMAAIGVLSYVSSDQQLRQFSLWMMGSLSQSQWPTLAVSASLILPAALLTLLQARRLNLLQLGDEEAHYLGVNVQRAKLQLLLLSALLIGAAVAMSGVIGFVGLVVPHLVRMRLGGDHRWLLPCSALGGACLLLVSDTLARTLVAPAEMPVGLMTSLIGGPYFLWLVMRQRERAGG is encoded by the coding sequence ATGCGCTGTCGCACCTCGCCTCAGTTGGCCATCATCGGTCTGCTGGTGCTGCTGACGCTGCTGGCGCTGGTCGCCGCCAACCTGGGCGCGCTGACGCTGTCGTTTCGCACCCTGTGGCGCGAACCTTTCAGCGACGCCGCCTGGCACATCTGGTTGAACATCCGCCTGCCGCGCGTGCTGCTGGCGGTGGTGATCGGCTGCGCGCTGGCGGTGTCCGGCGCCGTGATGCAGGGGCTGTTCCGCAACCCGCTGGCGGATCCGAGCCTGCTGGGCATCAGCAGCGGCGGCGCGCTGTTTGTCGCGCTGTTCATCGTGATGCCGCTGGCGTTGCCGGTGACGATCGCGCTGTACGGCCATATGCTGGCGGCGTTCCTCGGCAGCCTGCTGGTGTCGCTATTGATCTACGGCATCAGCCGCAGCGGGCACGGCAATCTGTCGCGGCTGCTGCTGGCGGGCATCGCCATCAACGCCCTGTGCATGGCGGCCATCGGCGTGCTCTCCTACGTCAGCAGCGATCAACAGCTGCGCCAGTTCTCGCTGTGGATGATGGGCAGCCTCAGTCAGTCGCAGTGGCCGACGCTGGCGGTTTCCGCCTCGCTGATCCTGCCTGCGGCGCTGCTGACGCTGCTGCAGGCGCGACGGCTGAACCTGTTGCAGCTGGGGGACGAAGAGGCCCACTACCTCGGGGTTAACGTCCAGCGCGCCAAACTGCAGCTGCTGTTGCTGAGTGCCCTGCTGATCGGTGCGGCGGTAGCGATGAGTGGCGTGATCGGCTTCGTCGGTCTGGTGGTGCCACATCTGGTGCGCATGCGTCTCGGCGGCGATCACCGCTGGCTGCTGCCCTGCTCCGCGCTGGGCGGCGCCTGCCTGTTGCTGGTCAGCGATACGCTGGCGCGCACGCTGGTGGCGCCGGCCGAAATGCCGGTGGGGTTGATGACCAGCCTGATCGGCGGTCCCTATTTCTTGTGGCTGGTGATGCGCCAGCGGGAGCGAGCCGGTGGATAA